The DNA region GCTTTATAAATTAGGTTTAATTGTTTATAGGAACccgaatatataaaaaaatagagCTGTATAGTATTTCTTGTTTATAATACGTAGGCCTATAATAGGTTTATTATCCTTCTGTATAATAAAGGAAGCAAGAAATTTGCTTCAGTTAGTGTAGTTTATTGACAGCAATTGGCACTTGTGATCTGTTACGTTATTTTCTTCAGCATatcacatttatataaaatgatAATATATATCATTCTTCATTTTTGGATATTTCACATGTACTAAGATGCATATGTGAGTAAAAGCATCTATGACTAACAATCTGTAAACCTATTCAAATACTACCGAGCACAGTCTGAATACGAATTTATTTTGCTTGGCTTCACGTCTGCTTTGCTCAAGTCTTGATGTAGCTAGACGATCTTAGACCATACCTACATTAAATGAAAACCTCGTTGTGTTCTGTCTTCTTCCTCGGTCTTTTACAAGCTTTCAGACATTAGGTGTACTCTAATAAAGTAATCAACATATCACTGGGCAGATCGGATTTTGATATCGATCAGACTGTCTTGCGTTTTGCATTGGATTGCTTTGGTGATAATTGAGTGACAGTCCCTGTCTGCGTCGTCTCGGCGGCGCCATGCGGTGTTTTGGGTTGCTAATTTCACTAACCGCCTGCCTGCTCCGCCTACAACATCCATTCGCGACAACTCAGTTAAATCGGTATCTTACGCAGACACAGAAAGACACTTACCTTTGCCCTCGGCTCAGATGCTATACACCCAACGATAAAATGATAAAGTAAACGTAGGAATGTTACGAATTTTTAGGTCAGTAAATACGTGGAGTCAGTATATAAGGAAACCTGATGGTCACTTCTTGCCTTAAACAAAATGACCACTTTTTAATTAATGTGAAAATTCAGAAGTTCGGATTTAATCTTACAATACCACTATACATGTGATAAACTAGAATCATTTAGACTTGTATAACTTTGTCCACGAGTTCATGATTACAGTTTGCAGGGGTGGCGAATTTGAACAGCAATGATGCGCATTGCATCTGCAAAAATAATTATTGTACCTGGCATTATACAGTGCATGCCCCATCCCCCGTTCCCTTTCTAATTCAAAATAGGCGGAATCATTGACTGTCTGACCGCATCAGTAACCAATCATAGTTTTAGTTGCCCCTCCGTGTCTAAGAAATAATCCAATGGGATTATTGGGGGCGGGGCTATAGTTAGGTTGCAAAGTAAGACGCAGCTCTTTCTTTAACAGTGAAGTCTTCGCTGCTGTTGGCTGTTTCAGCGGCGTTAGCAGCATTGACGAGCTCGTCGCGCCGGCTTCTTCTCTGGATTACTATATCAGTAAATGCAAATTCATGCCATGGTAAATATTACACCTGGCGGCAGTTCCCAGTCTTTTCTCGTCACTTACGCATGGAATGCATTTTTGTAGCATCCAGCAGAGTTGGCTTTCTCTATAGCGAAGATACCTGGATTATGTAAACTTAAATGTAGTTTTTCGTGCAAAACCATTTAGCGATTGAAAAAAATCTGCTGGAGGTTTTTACCTGCGAGAACTCCCAGCGTTAGTATTCGTAGTATTAATGTAACGATAATTACGAAGTGAGCGCTACGGACCAAGCGACCAAAAAAAGCGGAATAAGAGGCGTATTTGTGTTTTAAATGGATCGCCATTCCAGCTTCATTTCTATTTGGCTTCAGTTGGAACTTTGCGCCATGGCTGTTCTACTAACTAAAGGTAAGCATTTATCTGTACCTATGATTAACGTGAGGCAGGCATCTCCAAAAAGTCGCTTTTAGGAGTTATTCTCACTCATCTCTGGTGTATCGCTTCATAGACTAGCTCACCAAACGTGATTTTTAGGTGGCTTGAGTTTTACTTTGGAAAGCAAAGCTGCTTGATTGTTTTCCCATCTaagtacaatacagtatatagtATCTGTTTCACACCTTTTTTTAGGGCGGATGCATACTCTTCTTATGTTAAATAGATTAAAAATTATGTATCTCTGTACTCGAATACATCCGATATccaattttatattttacatgCAATAAACTAAGTTAGCACTTGGGTCAAGCGCGACTTTTCCCATATTGTTTCGAAAAGAGAAAATCATCACAGGTTACCTTCTTGAAATTGCCTTAATGTGCTTCAAACGGGCTGATGATTGGATATATGTACATTTAGCTTCAAGTTCACCTAAGTTGAAGTTTTCTTCCCCTGGTTAAATATCAAGTTTGCATcttaaaaacaacaatgacAGTCGGATTTATTAACGATAGAGGTAGATAAACCCACTGAATAAAACCAGCCAGATGCAATTCGTTTAAATGTCATGTTTATATAATTATTTCGTTTATAGTAACCGTTTTCAATTCAGTGGTTTCATCCCATGTCTAGTGTCGAGACGGGACATGGAACCGTAACATTTGTAAGCACATAAATCCAGACTAAAACCATCCTTTCATCCGGTGAAAGGCCCGTGTTTGGGTATCAGCCTATGTGGAATCACAGCAGTAAGGTTACCCGCAGATCAGTTGCAGAATGGACATACCCTagttcagaaaaaaaatataggaTACAAAACGTAGAACATGCATGCATCTCTTATTCTGTGTTAACTaaattaatagtcagaaaacaCGGCcccactggtgtgtgtgtgtttgtgtgtgtttttaaccCTATAATTGATAAAAGCGCTTCGGACGCGACCCGTCACCCCAGTGTGCCCTATCCCTCCGATACAGCCTCGGCTGCCAGCTGCTTTGTGTGCAAAACGAAAAGGGGAGCCCTGCGCGGCTCATTCGCTCCACTTTTTACGAGTTTCCATTTGGATTTAAAGAAATTGACTTTGGGAAACACACCCCTAATTATAAGCTACACGGTTTCTGTTTTATAATAGTGACTAAATGGGCTTTTTTGCACGGAAATCGCCAATGTAATAGCTTGCCTTCTCTGCACATTTCGTTACCTCTCGTATTTTTCAGTTATGAAGCTTTCCTTTTTTGTTCCGGCTTTTTCGGGCCATGTAGCTGTTTCTGGCGAGTCGACAGCCGCTAGTGAATAATCGGATACATTTGGATAATTTGATTTCCGATCCCATAAATCACGTTTTAAATTAAGGTTTCTGAGGGACAACTCCTTAACCGATTTCTGGTAGACGATATGCACTGCTTTTGAGTATTGCACACCGATAGTTAAACTTGACTACCTTTTCCCGAACAACTGTAGCCTATTAATTAACTGCATGTGTATTTGACGAACTTTAATTATACGGAAGCTGCTGGCGCTCGCTCGGGAATTATCAAATTAAAATTGAGACGCACTGTACATGTGCGTCTTATTATGAAAATTGACCATCAAGGCTGAAAAGAatcatggtaaaaaaaaaaaagttaataccAATGCAGACACCGGGCAAAAGTAAAAAAGGTTTTTCTTCACAGTGGTATTTTAATTTGCAGGAGAAATCCGGTGTTACTGCGACGCACCACACTGCGTGGCCACTGGCTACATGTGCAAATCCGAAATGAACGCTTGCTTCACCCGGGTCTTGGACCCCCAAAACACGAACTCGCCACTGACCCACGGCTGCGTGGATTCAAACTCCACCCCGGCGGAAACCTGCACCTCTAGAACGGAGGATATGACGGCAGGCACCCCAGCTCTGGACTGCTGTCATGAGGACATGTGCAATTACCGCGGCCTCCACGACCTGGCGCACGGCAGAGACACTGCAGGTAGAGGATCGCCGCTTAATCTCTTAACCCGCTTTTTAGCCGCTTAAGTAACCACAGTATTGCCCGCTATTTGCTCTAACGGCTTAATCATATtacctttttttattatttaaagaaACGCCATTCCCGAGCTAAGTCATCCTTTTTAATGTCCCCTATCTGCCCTCTTTGCGAACTTTACGATAAGCGTTATTCAGGGCTCTCGGATTTATTAAGTGATGCATTTTGGACTGATGGGGTAATCCGCTGGGTATAAACTCTGTTTACATTAGTATTATAATATATCAAAATACCGCAGCTTGACAGATtggttatttatatatttatacctaTGTGCGGTGTAATGTTTATGATTCTTACTGCACGTTTCCCGTGGTTTAAGGCAAATGTTGCAGTAATCTAGGCATGATAACACGTATGTGGTAAAGTGAATATGACTTTGTTTCTTGCTATCAGTGGGTTTGATTTTGGTCTCATACgtggtgtttttttctttaataccTTTCAAGAATACGGAAACAGGTACCAGCCAGACAGCAGCAGGAACTTGATTACCAGAGTGCAGGACTTGGCGTCAGCcaaggaggtgtggttccgggCGGCGGTGATCGCAGTGCCCATCGCCGGCGGCCTCATCCTAGTGCTGCTGATCATGCTGGCCCTGCGCATGCTGCGCAGCGAGAATAAGCGTCTGCGCGCCCAGCGGCTGCAGATGCTCTCGCGGCTGCACTACAGTTTCCACGGACACCATGCCAAGAAGGGACACGTAGCCAAACTGGACCTGGAGTGTATGGTTCCGGTGACGGGCCACGAGAACTGCTGCCTGACCTGCGACAAGATGCGACAGCCGGACGCAGGGAATGAAAGGATGGTGTCGCTGGTCCACTGGGGAATGTACAGCGGCCAGGGAAAGCTGGAGTTTGTATGATCCCAACAGCAGACTGCCCTGGGACCacttctgacttttttttttgtgataattttaaataataaagacGGCAGCCCTTGTGGTTTGCTGTGAGGCACTTTACTTGAAATAAAGACTCGAATCAACAAGAAGCTGTAATTTAAGTTGAGaggggagattttttttttttttaacaaccaGAATGAATCCTGGACTCTTACTGATTGCTGAAGGATTCCAAATGTCTcttatttgcacattttatataaaacaaCATGAACAATGTAGGTTTTTGTTTTACGAGAAGCTGAATAGAAGAAAATCCACACTGAGACCAGGGTAAAAAGACTCAGAGGAGGATACAATTGAATTCAGTGTTACTGTATGTGTGCGCACTCCTGTGTGTCTACATTCTGCTTAATGTAAAGatctaaaatatatttttgtcgGATACGAAATGTTTGTGGCCTTCTGTAATTTCCCTGTGTGTGCGGAgagtggggaaggggggggggggggggtccacattTGCTGGCAGGCTAGCACGGGACAGCTGTTTATGAATAGCTACTCAGAGTAAGGACCCCAGTTATGGGGGGTATGTTAGACTGCATTTGCAAGTTTTTCATAATTTGGATGTTTATGTTCCAATATCCTCCTGAGACTTGAgtataaaagatttttttttatttttcttttctttt from Brienomyrus brachyistius isolate T26 chromosome 1, BBRACH_0.4, whole genome shotgun sequence includes:
- the bambia gene encoding BMP and activin membrane-bound inhibitor (Xenopus laevis) homolog a, which codes for MDRHSSFISIWLQLELCAMAVLLTKGEIRCYCDAPHCVATGYMCKSEMNACFTRVLDPQNTNSPLTHGCVDSNSTPAETCTSRTEDMTAGTPALDCCHEDMCNYRGLHDLAHGRDTAEYGNRYQPDSSRNLITRVQDLASAKEVWFRAAVIAVPIAGGLILVLLIMLALRMLRSENKRLRAQRLQMLSRLHYSFHGHHAKKGHVAKLDLECMVPVTGHENCCLTCDKMRQPDAGNERMVSLVHWGMYSGQGKLEFV